Proteins from a single region of Macrobrachium nipponense isolate FS-2020 chromosome 11, ASM1510439v2, whole genome shotgun sequence:
- the LOC135205506 gene encoding uncharacterized protein LOC135205506, with product MAPCTRSAIEEEQSSCNWQHVALHKNPRKLCSAGKTSIARSIVNMDFRHCKDNLRNVCHSLKTSYPLNLRTAIVEEVVALQKVEDSHHVLNMILLHLLTDVRTFVLTTSPDSEESIYLGQEDCELLLMEVEDKNHFLLESIRVSGVVMEQNIISEILRRSPRLHTIQVSGEICSQVLASLEKRPRRSLRALQLDNTSVNERQVMKALLGSQYDLETLGKMMCEGKSQEEISNIPHQNLKHLSVDSPFIGACGAVVLLHYLRNLRSLRYAQPAYKSLLFLQHLTPSEPLHFALTSTELWRPTSDVLLSLQRLCPDLRHLMIESTEGSSRALQLLSSFTNLESLTLRNVPEADILLAIKSVGANLHRLSIEYETLTSISYEVIKAIQATFLGLRSLEMANVHIDVKPEDLLSSMKHATLPELTKLKISQSDVHPSILERLLVGNSCLDSLHLDISQDAMTEQLLITLLKYNSFQRLSSIYLGAGTLSQKGISRLMVLPSLEKLSVAVESFPRFSRSDFDGLRKDLTEGNFRCVLESVVR from the exons ATGGCTCCTTGTACACGCAGCGCAATAGAAGAAGAGCAGTCTTCTTGCA actGGCAGCATGTTGCTCTTCATAAAAATCCCCGGAAATTATGCTCCGCCGGTAAAACGTCCATAGCGAGATCGATTGTCAACATGGACTTCAGACACTGTAAG GATAATCTCAGAAACGTCTGCCATAGTCTGAAAACTTCCTATCCCTTGAATTTGAGGACTGCTATTGTGGAAGAGGTCGTAGCTCTCCAAAAGGTAGAAGATTCTCATCACGTATTGAATATGATCCTTCTCCACCTACTCACAGACGTCAGGACCTTTGTCTTGACCACCTCACCTGACAGCGAAGAATCCATCTACCTTGGGCAAGAAGACTGTGAATTGTTACTGATGGAGGTGGAAGACAAAAATCACTTTCTTCTGGAAAGTATTAGAGTAAGCGGAGTTGTTATGGAACAGAATATCATATCAGAAATTCTTAGGAGGTCTCCTAGACTGCACACAATTCAAGTATCAGGGGAAATCTGTAGCCAAGTATTGGCAAGCCTTGAGAAACGCCCACGACGTAGCCTGCGCGCTCTCCAACTAGACAACACCTCTGTAAATGAAAGGCAAGTGATGAAAGCCCTTCTGGGCTCCCAGTACGATTTAGAAACTCTCGGAAAAATGATGTGTGAAGGGAAAAGCCAAGAAGAAATCAGTAACATACCACACCAGAATCTTAAACATCTTTCTGTCGATTCTCCTTTCATCGGCGCCTGTGGTGCCGTAGTTTTACTTCACTACCTTCGGAATTTGAGAAGTTTACGTTATGCCCAACCAGCTTACAAATCACTTTTGTTCCTTCAACATCTTACTCCTTCTGAGCCATTACATTTCGCCTTGACTTCCACAGAACTGTGGCGACCAACATCAGATGTCCTTTTATCGCTTCAAAGGCTGTGTCCCGATCTGAGGCATTTGATGATAGAGAGCACCGAGGGCAGCTCCCGCGCCCTACAACTCTTATCTTCGTTCACAAATCTAGAAAGTCTCACGCTAAGAAATGTCCCAGAGGCCGATATTCTCTTAGCAATAAAATCTGTTGGGGCAAATCTGCACAGACTTTCCATCGAATACGAAACCTTGACATCCATATCATACGAAGTTATAAAGGCCATCCAAGCGACTTTTCTTGGTCTACGAAGTTTAGAAATGGCCAATGTCCATATAGACGTGAAACCTGAGGACCTTCTCTCATCTATGAAACATGCCACTTTACCAGAACTTACCAAGTTGAAAATCTCACAGTCAGATGTTCATCCATCAATTTTAGAACGTCTGTTAGTCGGTAATAGCTGCCTAGATTCCTTGCACCTCGACATAAGTCAGGATGCCATGACAGAGCAGCTGTTGATcactctgttaaaatacaactcatTCCAAAGGTTATCTTCCATCTACCTCGGCGCTGGCACGCTCAGTCAAAAAGGCATTAGCCGGCTCATGGTGCTTCCCTCCCTAGAGAAGTTGTCCGTGGCAGTGGAATCTTTCCCGCGCTTCTCCAGGTCAGATTTTGACGGCCTGAGGAAGGACCTCACAGAGGGCAACTTCCGGTGCGTTCTCGAAAGTGTGGTGCGATGA